The Teredinibacter sp. KSP-S5-2 genome includes a window with the following:
- a CDS encoding glycosyltransferase, with protein MKTNLLFYCEQQYGCGHFQRTANIIEHLLNQNNHYDIHLIFGGRPVQQPEFFEKIDYRLIPMIEGGVNCHFKESMGYKGDWNIYSNLRKQAIRDHILKIDYVDLLLIEFFPFGRKELSPYILVLIEEVKRKFPGAKIISYVREIVDKKNKLDSLEILKNSVRYFDNIFICGKKSIWNFDSNNPIFEILEPITNYIGYICPPGMQVTGNAPPPKKAAIRCISSVGGGRDGLEIQQRFLESINGIDFKQYRLYFDVFLSKHYDNDTINRLINTYECKNIKFHRFSNEFKSKLAESDIHFCMGGYNSVFETLACGSYPVIFPRQWEAEQLTRGHYLAGKNLAYTINQDNISSKSILKSLSRYTNKPPRKDINFFADSLGISLAFNSALNDSNDNKIMILENISLSIATDRKLKSSEDLISMWKIGRTLSKSIKWNRTLIYNFLNNTNHHFEKILRQSLLTNNIEESPLYIKTRSNSSSPESQDFTFEDIVNNP; from the coding sequence ATGAAAACCAACTTACTTTTTTATTGTGAACAACAGTATGGATGTGGTCATTTTCAACGTACCGCAAACATCATCGAACATTTACTTAACCAAAACAATCATTATGATATACACCTAATATTTGGCGGTCGACCCGTACAACAGCCTGAGTTTTTTGAAAAAATTGACTATAGGTTAATCCCCATGATTGAAGGCGGCGTGAATTGTCACTTCAAGGAATCCATGGGATATAAGGGAGATTGGAATATCTATTCTAACCTAAGAAAGCAAGCGATTAGGGACCATATTTTAAAAATTGATTACGTCGATTTATTACTAATTGAATTTTTTCCATTTGGAAGAAAGGAATTATCCCCATACATATTAGTTCTTATTGAAGAAGTTAAACGAAAATTTCCAGGAGCTAAAATCATTAGCTATGTACGAGAAATCGTCGATAAAAAAAATAAACTAGACAGCTTAGAAATACTAAAAAATTCTGTTAGATACTTTGACAATATTTTCATCTGTGGAAAAAAGAGCATCTGGAACTTCGATTCAAACAACCCAATTTTTGAAATACTCGAACCGATAACAAATTACATTGGTTATATATGCCCACCAGGCATGCAAGTCACCGGTAACGCCCCTCCCCCTAAAAAAGCGGCCATTCGTTGTATCTCTTCAGTGGGCGGAGGAAGAGATGGCTTAGAAATACAGCAGCGATTCTTAGAATCTATAAACGGGATAGATTTTAAACAATACCGTTTATATTTTGATGTATTCCTGTCAAAACACTACGATAATGACACGATCAATAGACTAATAAATACTTACGAATGCAAAAACATTAAGTTTCATAGATTTTCGAATGAGTTTAAGAGTAAGCTTGCGGAAAGTGATATTCATTTTTGTATGGGGGGATATAATTCCGTATTTGAAACCCTGGCTTGTGGTTCATACCCTGTTATATTCCCTCGTCAATGGGAAGCAGAACAACTAACCCGAGGCCATTATCTAGCCGGTAAAAATCTTGCCTACACTATAAATCAGGATAACATTTCATCTAAATCTATCTTGAAATCCTTATCTCGGTATACCAACAAACCACCAAGAAAAGATATAAATTTTTTCGCTGATAGTTTAGGTATAAGTTTAGCATTTAATTCCGCGTTAAACGACTCCAATGACAACAAGATTATGATTTTGGAAAATATTTCATTAAGCATAGCCACGGACAGAAAATTAAAATCCAGTGAAGATCTAATTTCCATGTGGAAAATCGGACGTACACTGTCTAAAAGTATAAAGTGGAACAGAACCTTAATCTATAATTTTTTAAACAACACAAACCATCACTTTGAAAAAATTCTTAGACAATCACTTCTCACAAACAATATTGAAGAAAGCCCTCTCTACATAAAGACTCGTTCGAACAGCTCAAGTCCAGAAAGTCAAGATTTCACTTTTGAAGATATTGTTAATAACCCCTAA